A part of Desulfotomaculum nigrificans DSM 574 genomic DNA contains:
- a CDS encoding anti-sigma factor domain-containing protein yields the protein MNIKAMVTKIDRSNNLMVVFTEDRRFIKLPLPPNVPNLGATIQVNLQPEKKLMHKLLTTKWFTAAAVFLLVLAAGLYTSLGISPVAAYVNLDMKPRLQLSVNEQGKVTGVTALNQEAKQLLDRVDTGRQDLYQIVKDIMEAVGNQGYLEPQKQNLVMASVTNLQDSSNYQVDQTKLRSIIQEALISQHYSGYIVMNKTGLNQWQRARQAGQTVNEYLVSERAREKGITLTPRELDDSDLMQVLEKSNLPVPMLFPENTLEVSQPGEPVSPQQGGDHPNSSSAPNQFYEENHYGSSRWQQQSQQFPKAPVPAAKSTHSTPEKYYSKPNQSEGHPADSGAKDAIGQQQPVWDMDNQSTSNEPVHGDESGSHNPQVQEKMNNNQNNQWGNEDTIGMSHPAQQEQRNTPDDGNQTNSTQHDYQRDSSKQNADNNSRQSGSKSNGW from the coding sequence ATGAATATTAAAGCAATGGTAACCAAAATTGACAGGTCAAACAATTTGATGGTGGTCTTCACAGAAGACAGGCGGTTTATCAAACTACCTTTGCCTCCGAATGTCCCCAACCTGGGTGCAACCATACAGGTGAACTTGCAGCCGGAAAAGAAATTGATGCATAAGCTGCTGACAACTAAGTGGTTTACAGCGGCAGCGGTCTTCCTCTTGGTTCTGGCAGCAGGTTTGTATACCTCCCTTGGAATATCGCCTGTAGCCGCCTACGTTAATTTAGACATGAAACCCCGTTTGCAACTATCCGTAAATGAACAAGGGAAAGTCACTGGTGTTACTGCCCTGAACCAAGAGGCTAAACAATTATTGGACCGGGTGGATACCGGGCGACAGGATCTTTATCAGATTGTTAAAGATATAATGGAAGCAGTAGGTAATCAGGGTTATTTAGAACCTCAAAAGCAAAATCTGGTTATGGCTAGTGTTACTAACCTGCAGGATTCTTCCAATTATCAGGTTGATCAAACCAAGCTCCGCTCCATTATCCAGGAAGCGCTAATTTCCCAGCATTACTCGGGTTACATCGTGATGAATAAAACCGGGCTCAATCAGTGGCAAAGGGCCCGGCAAGCAGGCCAAACAGTTAATGAATATCTTGTTTCCGAACGTGCCAGGGAAAAGGGCATCACCCTGACTCCCCGGGAATTGGATGACAGCGATTTAATGCAAGTTTTGGAAAAGTCGAATCTACCGGTTCCCATGTTATTCCCTGAAAATACCTTGGAAGTATCACAACCAGGGGAACCTGTTTCCCCCCAACAGGGAGGAGATCATCCAAACAGTTCTTCAGCACCCAACCAGTTCTATGAAGAAAACCATTACGGTAGCTCCAGGTGGCAACAACAAAGCCAACAGTTCCCGAAAGCACCGGTACCGGCGGCAAAAAGTACTCACAGCACTCCCGAAAAATATTATAGCAAACCAAACCAGTCAGAAGGGCACCCGGCAGACAGTGGAGCAAAAGATGCAATCGGCCAACAACAACCTGTTTGGGATATGGATAATCAATCCACGAGTAACGAACCTGTCCACGGGGATGAATCCGGTTCTCATAACCCACAGGTTCAGGAAAAAATGAACAATAATCAAAACAACCAGTGGGGCAACGAAGATACAATAGGAATGAGCCATCCAGCCCAGCAGGAACAAAGAAATACCCCGGATGACGGTAATCAAACTAATTCTACTCAACACGATTACCAAAGAGATTC